The Juglans regia cultivar Chandler chromosome 16, Walnut 2.0, whole genome shotgun sequence nucleotide sequence CAAAAGGGCAGCTTCTTATTCTGCTTATCTGTTCaaatagatttaaataaataaataaaggaacaTTGAGTGTAAAATAACTAAGTGCCCACGAAGGTCGAATTTCTCCAAATGTCCCACCCCCACTCTAAatattaaaactttaaaaaggGAGTGGATGGTTgactatacatatataatataccttAAAGATTCCATCCatgtgaatttataaattttttacattttttttttccattcaattAAACTACAGtcatgctttcattttttattttttttataattttttgtttgtaattatatatgaattatcaAAAGTTAGTGATTCTACAATccactaaaaaagaaaaaaaaaattaagggagccaacttaatttatttatgcacGAGAATTTAAACTGGGACAAAGCATAGCATGCCCGCCCTtgtgggcaaaaaaaaaaaaaaaagaattatttgagTGGGTAAGGTTAAATAGCAATGATAGCAATGATAAGTTTGTAAAAAAGGAAGAACAAAACAAGGGTCAAAAGGAtcttttagtttaaataatgaaaCTGGACACCATGTTGCAATTAAGGCAGCCAACTTCATAGTGACTTTCCCTCCCCCCTCtgtcaatttcaatttttttttttttttttaatttttttgaagacTCACCCAAAGTAACTTTGCTTGGTTTGCTAGTTGTCCGGGACCCTCCTATTAACTTTTGTGTATATGTCTTCAATCCATGGACATTCTCAAACTCGGATAAACTCAAACCACCATTatcttgtttatatataaacaaaagcaAAGAGGTTTGCAATGATACCTTCagaatataatcaaaataattaaatttgatctattcttattattttataataattaataatatcatgACGTGTGTATTAAGatgatttaaataatgaatCTACCTCTGCTTAAAGTTTTGGAATTATAAGTAATTTAACAAGAAGTTGTAAGATGCTATGGAGagatacttattttttataattatatatttactggatactaatttttatttataaattattgggCAGGTCAAATTATAGCTTGACCATAGAATACCAAACTCCTATCAGAGTGTATCACCCTCTCTCCTATCTGTTTACTTCAAAGTCTGAGAATGGCTTTTCAGAGATCAGGTAACCAACAACATCCAGTCCATAATTTTTGGGCCTAGCCTGGTCTTGCACACATCAAGGTCGAATGTATTTTAGAAGAAATCACAAGCATATATGTTTGAGAATTGCTTAGTCTATACatagatcttataaaaataaatttgtaaactGACAAGTTTGATATGagatattagattataaagcttttatttatttattataatgtaAATCTAACGTTTCACATCAACTTGTAGGTGCGTTTTGTAGAATTCGTGTGTAGACTTATAGCTATCAATATAAGTAGAATGTAGATGAATCGAGCATAAATAACGAGCTCCAAATGCAAATCATATATGTAGGATTCTAATGACATCAACGTTGGGCTTCAAAGATTGCAATTTAACTAGAAAGCAACATGGATGGCAGCATGCAGAAGGTACTATTCACCCTCGCTCCTTTAGTACTTCTGTGCTTTTGGTTCTTGTATTATTTTAGTTACTGCAAATCCTGCAAccaatgaaagaaaatagaagtCTATGGATTAGTAAATTAGCAACAGCATTACAATAAGGTATgagattgatgatgatgatgataagttAACAAAGCATGTTGGGTCAAGGGACCTCTAGTGCCATTATTCCACTAAGCTTGTTGCTGTTCAATCTCCTGTAGACATCACTGATCATGGTTTGAGACATAATTGCTCTTAATTATTACCCTctaatcttttatataatttttatgtcTGTTTTCTTTGAACTTCCGAGAAAATTGGATTAAGTACTTACagaaactttgaaaaaaataaagtattcaAAAGATGCTAGCATGAGTCCAGAAAGTTGATTATGATAGAGGTCCAAACTAATCAGGATCGTCATGTACCCCATTTGCACTTATCTAATTGTGTTATTTGAATTGAGGAAGTTATATACaaatgatttatacataatatcTTGTCACTTGTGCGTCAATTGGAGCTAGACTGATAAACTTATGGGCACTTCTTGGATGATCATGAAAACAGAaaagatccttttttttttcttttttttaaagaaggaaTTATTAGCATTACAGTTACTACCTTGCCTATTGAATTTGGTCGTCTcgttaaattttataatacttCTTCATCTTGGCTTATCTTTAAAGTTTGACTACCAAGAGAGGGGGGTGGGGGGATGTGGCCTGTGTTTGATTGACAGGAAAAAGAGAgtaaaagacaagaaaataaaagaaaaacgaaaCAGTTTTCTTGCCTTTTTCACGTGTTCGACTGACAGGAAAGGCTACTGGACCGACCAGCAACCACTTTCTTGAGGAAAATATTTTCCCCCAAAGCTTATCCCTTTTTGCACCAATAATTTGCGCCATGACCCATGAGTGGAAGGTTTAAACTTCAAACTACTTTCCTACATACTATTCTTGAAAACGAAATCATTACGAgctaaaaaatgtttttgtttctcgAGAAAGAGTTTTCCGTGAATATTAGTAATGATTGCAGCGGAAGTGAAAGTGATCTTAAAACTATTGAAGATTAGCCAAAACATTCCAAGCATGGGGGTCCCTTATATTTTCAAACAGGTCAAATTCAGTCTAAGAAAGTAACTTATTGAGCAGCCAAAGAAGTATATGGCTAGGTTTCAGAGGCTGTTTGAAAGTCCCCTTTGACTTACTCAACTCATTGCAATGTATGTTACATGTTAAAGCAAGCTGCATGGTCGTTCACGGGATGGTATTTCCATGTATCTTCAAACATGTTGAGAAAAAGCGCTTAGTaatgatattttctttggaAGATGAGAAACAACAGAAAACCGGTACTCTGTTCATTGACgttggaggtttttttttttttttggggggggagggggagagattCATGCAGGTGTATCCCGTgggtttgtgtttgtgtttgtgagagagagagcagaaatCAAATAATTGTTAATGCAGATAACCAGACAGACTGCAGAATTATACATTTACTATGGGAAGAATGTGAGATATTTACAGACAGTACGAAAGGAGAAGCTCATCTTAGCATGAATTTAACCATCAGTTGTTTCACTAGCCTTCACAAATCGACCCTTGACTCGCTTCCTAGTATCAGCTCTTGCTTTCCTTGACTCGTACCTTATGTGCTTATCATATCTATCCACGATTAAGTTTTAACATTTAGAAACTAAACAGAATAGTAGTGAAAGATAAGGAGGAAAATAACCAGATGACAACACACCTTcgagttttcttcttctccttgtaACGTTGCATGGCATTGCCTCTATTCTGTGCCAGTTGCTCCATGTCGGCCTTGGTTGTTGCCGCTGTTCCCACACTGTCACCTCTCATAAAAAACGATTGTTCCAGATGTGGGACATCTTTAGAGCCACCAGAACCTCCTTTACCAAATGCTGAACCTGACAACGGTCTTCCCATATGTCTATTGTTGCTCTCAGATGTTGCTGGCCCCTGGCTGGCTGATGGGTTATTTGAGTTATTCTGTATATCCAAGTAAGATTTTGTCAATCCTCTCAACTCTACTAGGATGGCATGTAGCATTGCAGTGGAAGAAGTAAACTACGATTTTCCAATCAATCTTCGAAGTTTTCTTTCCACAAACTTGTTACTTTGTGCCAAATATATAATGCCATTAATACATCATCTACATAGTCTACCGACATGATAACTTTTGTTTCCCAGTTTTATTCATAGAGAATAACAAAATTTCTTCACATCAAAACATGGAAATGATCTGAACCATTCAATTCAAAAATTGGTCGGCCAGCTCCTACCTATTTCTTTGAAACTGGATAATAGTCCTTGCATGTATACTGTATTACATATAGACGATGCACTTCTCTTTACTGAAAAGTGGGACTGGACAACAATCTCCCCCAAAGTTGAAGGGGCAAAACAAACAATGATTTGGCATCACTCACATACAAGTTCCCAACAAAACTCATCTGTAATTCATCTGTAATTCAGTTCTGGGTCCCAAACCTAAGGTCTGCATAAAATTAACGAACAATAAGAAGGCCCTCGATATCATTaggttataaaagaaaattagcaAAGACCAAAAGTAAGTTTTCTGGATTGGACAGCCATGAgctacttattttaattttgcaaTCCACACCACAAATCACAAGGTACCGGCATTTTCCAAAAACCAACATTAAAACAACCCAAGGAAAGCCCAAGCCAAATATGGACTTATACTCCCAAAAGACTAGTCGAAGGTACAATTTGAGCTCCTTGAAATCATCTGTGAAGGACAAGACTTGTCATTCCTAAACAATGTGAGAACGCATTCACAGCCTCTTATACACAATCCAGGATATTAAATACATAATCCAAACCGCAGAGTAGAAGTTGTCAAGAAAGATTGAAACAGAAGAGCACATGGAGATcacaaaatgaaatatataatagcAAAATCAGGTTTCAAACACAAGTACATATGCAGTGAAAGAGTCAACTAAAAAATATCACGAGGTTTTTAATGCAGTCAGAAAGGACTTACGTTAAACGCAATATCATCACGTCCAACAGGGCAATTCATCCGGTACATATCTCCCATCAATTTTGTATTACTCATAGATGTTCCCTCCATTAGTTCCccaaaattttttatcataaatccTGCATCATATGCAACTTCCATTGTACCCGTTTCTTCATGTTCCCTCAATCGTCCAAGTTTAAAATCCCATATCTGCAAGGGAACATCAACGAAGTGCAATCATTGCGAGTACGCGGTACCATATTCAACCATTGTTTTCATGCGTAACTCAAATCAAGTAAACATAAGttccaatgaaatatttttctgaGAAGTCAGTTCGAATAAGAATTTTATGACCCTATTCCGGAAATTTTGAACTTAAACAAAAACcaatactaatataaataagCCACCTCAAGATGCAGTGCTATTACTACGAGTCTACGAGAGACAAATTGAATCGCCATCCGAAAAGAAAATCTCAGTTTAACTTGTTTACACAATCTAAAGCATAAACACAGCATCTAATGCAGACTAAATGATTCGAAACATTAATTACCTGCGTTCTATGACCACTGGGATGAGTGTCCCACAACATATCCCCATCAACAGTACGGTTgttctccttcaaatccatcgTAAGCAAAGCCGTAAGGGGCGCTTGTGGTAGTTGATGTTGTttttgttgctgctgctgctgtagAGCAACACAACTCTCACCCACAAACCCATCAACCCCATCCCTGCCATTTCCCAATTCTGCTAGTCCCTCCACACTCATTCCCTGCCAACCACCACTCCCTCTCGGCAATTCCGCCGCCAAATCCCTCTTGAAAATCTCCACCAGCTGCTTATACATCACCTGCCTCCGCTTCCCACAGCTCGGACCACCCTGTTTCTTCGACATCGTCAAGATCCCACAGCCATTCACGCCGACAATGGCGTTCTCGCTCGGTACAATTAAGTCCTGAAAACACACCACTCCGGCGCTTGATTTATCGAACACCCACGACGACGAGTCGTCCAAAGCACTAATCGTCCGGTTCTGAATCGACGTCGCCGACGGATTCATCTTCTTCTCGTCAAGTTCGATGCCCCAGAGGGAAGCGAGCTCGAGGGCGGAGGGGCACCCCGAGAACCCTTCGACCGGGTTTCGATCGTGAGAGGCCGACACCGAACAGCTACCGTGGGCATCCCAATCGCACTCCTGGCACAGCACCAGATTGTCGGTGTCGCACCGGACAGAGACCGGCTCCGAGCAGCAGTTATCGCAGATCTGGGAGCGCAGGTGCTTCCGGGACAGCAGGTTCGCCGAGTGCACGTGCTGGTCGCAGAACAAGCAGAGCTTGGCGGAGTCCGCCCTACAGTAAAGAACCGCAAGCTGCTCACTGCAGAAATCGCACGCCACGCTCTCTCCATGACTCCCCATTTTCAGTTCCGATTTGTTCCTCAGCAGAACCCTAATTTCGGAGACCCTTTCAAAAGTTCGAAGCCCCCCTACCCTCTCCTCTCCTTTGAAAGCTGAAAAGCTTGAATCTTGAAGCCTGAAGCTAAGCTAGAAATGCCAAAGGAACTAACCCTTTTCccttaaaacaacaaaatactaaatagtaaataattagGCATGATAATGATATATTGGAAAAGTTGGAGCCCATCTGGGAAAATATCTTTTTGACCTTTTTGCTGACCTGGCGTTTTCTCTCAGCGCATCTTCGTTATCCGATGTAACATCACCAGCCGAGTTTTTCTAATGTACATCAAGACTCCATCATGCTCGGCAGTGTGGCCAAATCTATACCGTCTGATTTTGACGGTAAGAGATCTGACAGCCGTACGTTTCGGTTGGTCCGCCAGAAAAGGGCAAATCGCTTTTATTTGGTTCATTGGAATCAATAATGCTCAAGAACTAGAAGAGAGTTTGACGcgagtaataaatattaaaggaaaagtatagatacaaattttatttataatcactctcacaattatattttaaataaaaaaatatattgataaaattaataatattttacaaaaatacattcactttaaaacataattataggAAATATTGTAGATATCTCATTATTCAATATTAAAAGGTGAAACTGATTTAACGTGGAGAGTGAAACTATTTTCGGCACAAACCTTttcaagaaataaatataattttaaagagtATATAAAAGAGAGTGAAACTATATTTTACACAATTTTAACGTTGGGATCCTCATCAATAGTATAAATTGTTAAAAAGTgctagtattttttattattattattggcaaATTTATCGACGCGGCACTAtgcataatttattaaaataacataaaaaatatttttaaattaaaaagacatccaaaaatacaaaaaattgaatCTCTAGATTTTATTTacctattttatatttatgtttaaattttatttttaaaaactactTAACATCACATAGTGGTGTCACGTCAATAAGATCAAAGGTTTTGAATATTTGGCAATTGGAAGTATACTTTGATAAAAGAGATGATTTGAGAAGGTAAAAGTAGTTTTCTCATGTTAAAactgtctcgtttgtttttagaaaacgttttcagaaaatatttcatctcattttatctaatcattataatttttacaattttcaatacaaaataaaataaacaatttaattttttcaaattctaaaataaaaataatattaaaaaatatattataataatactttatttaactttttaattttaatctcaactcattctatctcatctataaaaaatgaacgcaactttttatttggttttagtTTGTAATAAAAGGAAAGACAATATGTCATTCATAAACTCATATTTCGCATTTCATGGAATAAGTAATAAGTAAAGATTGATAAACGATTGGGAAGAGGAaagctacaaaaaaaaaatagacgcTCAAAAGATTGGGAAAGAGTGTGATTATGATATTGATAGGGTAAGAGATgggaaattaataataaaagagggactcaacaacaacaaaatgtgaaaaagaaaaatcacgtGGTAATGTGAGCATTGAGAGTCGAGCAAAGCATCGAGGATGGTTTGATTTGCGGCTCTCTATGATCAGCTCACTAGTCGTCATCCATGACGTCTTTTCCtatcctgttttttttttttatttgttctaatcttctcttaacctgtTCTATTTGCTAGGACGGTGAGATAGGACGGtgatagtatcattttcctttcctatCTGTACTTGAGTACGTCGTGCGTAGCAGTTTTTAGCATATTCGCAGGTACGACATCCTTCACGAAGTAgagaattgatatatatatatataaaagaaaatattattctcaCAGCTAGTTTCTACAGTAATTTGTTtcgttatgaattttttatttttttattattattattttttacttaatgattaaataaatattttttaataatattataaatattttttatttttttaaatatatttaaatgtgttaaaaatatatatatataaaaatacaaaaaaaaaaaaaatctcaaatacaCTAGCAAGAGCTCCCAGCAATGAGAATAGCGCCgctcatataaaaattaaagagtaataataattctcacataatatatttcactatatatattataaaataataacattttaataaaatattattatttttacaaattaatttataaaaataatatttcttttaaaatattattgtgtaaaatattatgaaaaataatgtgtttatcatttttcaaaattaaaatgatggGTACAATATTAGTTGGGTGATTAATCATCTATACAAGTCTTGAATAAGTAAATTTTATGTAgttaatttatatgaaaaattgatCTCACTaaacaaatacatatttttacatttttcaagaCGAGGTCCACCTTTTAGAATGAAATTActtgaaatttatctatttaaaatttgtacaaatcctTTCATATTAATTTAGTGCGTGCAAATCTGACGTATTTGTTAAAAAACTGtacttttaataatagattttatttttcaataatatatatttaacattactcatataagaaacatctcaataaaattatatttacaaagtCAGACgatatatcaaatttattttatactaaattttttttttcatgtcacatcaaattatgtcaatttataactttatttttataccaTCTCATTATCAACCAAGCATTTTTCTATGTAATATTCAAGTATAACAATTAGTGTTTAGGTTTTAAAGTTTTAACcttttacaaattaatacaTGCAACTTAAAAACTTCCAAGTTACTAGTTGGATTAGGAACATTGATGCATTATTCTGGCATTATATTAATCGACTAATGAAAAAAGTCGGCGTGACACATGACTAGGTACATGTTTGGAATTGTcgtagaaaatataatttataattttagagtttataacttataacttaaataataaattatattattaaagaattatttactgtttggtaaccatatgtttaaagtACTTAAACATGTAATgttgtttagaaataaattaaaaaagtgatttctaaGGTAGAATTgatgattatttgaatttttagaaattatgaatatatccttaaaagtttaaaagttataattattttaaaattgtatgaatattttcatctattgacaatattgttaaaattcGAATTACATTCCGCATTATCTAGAAACACACGtttgaaaaaaagtatcaaaatcttttcatcaaacgtactttttagcttatttgagattaagtACATGTTTAAGATTACAGtgagaaatataacttatagcttataacttaagtaataagttatattattaaaaatttatattgtttggtaactatatatttaaagtactttcaaacatattacgtttgtttggaaataaattaaaaaattgattttctgaTGTAGAAATTacaattatttgaatttttaaagattttgacTATATCattgaaagtttaaaagttataattatctgAAAATTAGGTATTATCATCCATTAATAGtccttttaaaattcaaattacgtTATGCATTATTTAGAAAAGCACgtttaaataatgtttttcctcaaacgtacttttaaacttatttgaaattaaaaatgcattaatatataagttataacacctaaacaacctaattttttcattaaagaacTTTTAAGACTGTATAAACACTTTCTAAGACTCATGTGGTAAtcccaaacatgccctaaaaGTGCTTTCCTATGTAATACTAAAACatctaatttttcatttaaagtatttttaagcctatttaaatactttttaagacTTCTACTACAACTTCAAACAGGCCCAAGCTCATAACTAAGAATAAAAGGGCTTgtatcatatgtatatatagtctAACATTTAAATGTCATTTCTCAtctattaatttgtgaaatctTTTGAACGAGAAAAATTGTCGTGGGCTTCCTGATCAGTTAATTCATAAGCAGATTGCAGCAGTACTATTTATGAGCAGTCAGTCCTCTAGGTGTCAAAACAATTTGGATAAAAGTATTGTACGGACATGACATGCGAGCGCAGAAGCCAACCTAAAGAGCCCAGTTTCTCAACAGCCCAACTGTAGGTTGGGCTTCGACTCTGTCAAAGTTGGAATTTTACACCTTGTGAATTAGAAGAGGTCGGACTGAGGTagagcaagcaagcaagcaagcagtCTATTTGAATTACTACTGCATGGCTTTGGAAGCTTGAGTGGACATACCTGAATTGATAAAGCAGTAGTAGTCCCATCTCGATCAAGGCATCTAGATAGATAACCAGAACCGTATTCTTTCAATTTTAGTGGAACAATTTGAAGGAGCAACCATATCATGCTTCTTCCATGTAGGAAGTCAATGGTGAGTGCTCATCTCTACATGAGAAATTGCATAAATCTCAATTGTATCGATAGATTAGATGTAAATAGCATCTAAGATCGATCCTAGCTTATCACATATTAATCATGTCAGGAACATGATCTACTGGGCTCGATATATTAAAAGGATTGCAAAAGTTTTGATGAGACAAGTCAAACATGGTTCAAGATTAATGAGAGcttgtcttttttcttcttcctcaacttcttttttatcatattctccACTTCTTAGCTAGTATTTTCATAGCGAATTTTCTCTTCCATCTTCCATGAACGTAAACTGTAAAATCTTCATGTCtactattttctaaaatttctttattttccaacTCATGCATGGGGGCGGTACATCTTCGTCATCGACACCATTACGTGTCATCCAATCAACTGTCAACCGTTAGGGTCTAAAAATGGTATCAACCTATAGATAACGCAATCAATCAAGTAGGACTAAAATTGCCCAGCaagatatatatgaatgatgCGTGGACCAACCTTGCATGCAATGCACCTTTCATCTTATTCCATTAAAGCTTTGGGAAGTATCTGTTTTATTCTTCCTTTAAGAAGAAGCTTCTTAAGTTATAATGTCTGAATGGATATTACAGCTTTATGCGTTGAAATCCCCTAACACCTCAAAAATCCGTATCTATGATCAGATGAACATGATTCAA carries:
- the LOC109008337 gene encoding zinc finger protein CONSTANS-LIKE 15-like, yielding MGSHGESVACDFCSEQLAVLYCRADSAKLCLFCDQHVHSANLLSRKHLRSQICDNCCSEPVSVRCDTDNLVLCQECDWDAHGSCSVSASHDRNPVEGFSGCPSALELASLWGIELDEKKMNPSATSIQNRTISALDDSSSWVFDKSSAGVVCFQDLIVPSENAIVGVNGCGILTMSKKQGGPSCGKRRQVMYKQLVEIFKRDLAAELPRGSGGWQGMSVEGLAELGNGRDGVDGFVGESCVALQQQQQQKQHQLPQAPLTALLTMDLKENNRTVDGDMLWDTHPSGHRTQIWDFKLGRLREHEETGTMEVAYDAGFMIKNFGELMEGTSMSNTKLMGDMYRMNCPVGRDDIAFNNNSNNPSASQGPATSESNNRHMGRPLSGSAFGKGGSGGSKDVPHLEQSFFMRGDSVGTAATTKADMEQLAQNRGNAMQRYKEKKKTRRYDKHIRYESRKARADTRKRVKGRFVKASETTDG